A region from the Halosolutus gelatinilyticus genome encodes:
- the sufB gene encoding Fe-S cluster assembly protein SufB yields the protein MSSEQDHLKETDTEARFEFKKEQNAAVKSDKGLTEEIIRMISEDKDEPDWMLERRLRALKQYQNMPMPTDWPGQPDLSELDVQEIVPYIRPDVDKREGVDDWTELPDEIKDTFDKLGIPEAEKNALSGVGAQYESEIVYQNMQEQWEEKGVIFCNMDEAVREHPELVKEYFMTTCVPPSDNKFAALHGAVWSGGSFVYVPEDVTVEMPVQAYFRMNSEGMGQFEHTLIIAEPGSEVHYIEGCSAPKYGTHNLHSGGVEVFVKEDAHVQYSTVQNWSKNTFNLNTKRAIVEENGTMEWVSGSMGSKATMLYPCSILKGRGATDTHITIAFAGKGQNIDTGAKVYHNAPNTKSTIESKSISKDGGRTNYRGLVHIADGAENSSTAVECDALMFDNESTSDTMPYMEIEESKVDVAHEATVGKIGDEDIFYLQSRGLDDDDAKKMIVAGFIEPITEELPIEYAVELNRLIELEMEGSLG from the coding sequence GCTGACCGAGGAGATCATCCGGATGATCTCCGAGGACAAGGACGAGCCCGACTGGATGCTCGAGCGGCGCCTCCGCGCGCTCAAGCAGTACCAGAACATGCCGATGCCGACGGACTGGCCCGGGCAGCCGGACCTGTCCGAACTGGACGTCCAAGAGATCGTCCCGTACATCCGGCCGGACGTCGACAAGCGCGAAGGCGTCGACGACTGGACGGAACTGCCCGACGAGATCAAGGACACCTTCGACAAGCTCGGCATCCCGGAAGCGGAGAAGAACGCCCTCTCCGGCGTGGGTGCCCAGTACGAGTCCGAGATCGTCTATCAGAACATGCAGGAGCAGTGGGAGGAAAAGGGCGTCATCTTCTGCAACATGGACGAGGCCGTTCGGGAGCATCCCGAACTCGTCAAGGAGTACTTCATGACGACCTGCGTGCCGCCGAGCGACAACAAGTTCGCAGCGCTACACGGCGCCGTCTGGTCCGGCGGGAGCTTCGTCTACGTCCCCGAGGACGTCACGGTCGAGATGCCCGTCCAGGCGTACTTCCGCATGAACTCCGAGGGGATGGGCCAGTTCGAGCACACGCTCATCATCGCCGAACCCGGCAGCGAGGTCCACTACATCGAGGGCTGTTCCGCGCCCAAGTACGGCACCCACAACCTCCACTCCGGCGGCGTTGAGGTCTTCGTCAAGGAGGACGCCCACGTCCAGTACTCGACCGTCCAGAACTGGTCGAAGAACACCTTCAACCTCAACACCAAGCGCGCCATCGTCGAGGAGAACGGCACGATGGAGTGGGTCTCCGGCAGCATGGGCTCGAAGGCCACCATGCTCTACCCGTGCTCGATCCTCAAGGGGCGCGGCGCGACCGACACCCACATCACGATCGCCTTCGCCGGCAAGGGCCAGAACATCGACACCGGTGCGAAGGTCTACCACAACGCGCCGAACACGAAGTCGACCATCGAGTCCAAGTCGATCTCCAAGGACGGCGGCCGCACCAACTACCGCGGTCTCGTCCACATCGCCGACGGCGCCGAGAACTCCTCCACTGCGGTGGAGTGCGACGCGCTGATGTTCGACAACGAGTCCACCTCGGACACCATGCCGTACATGGAGATCGAGGAGTCGAAGGTCGACGTCGCTCACGAGGCGACGGTCGGCAAGATCGGCGACGAGGACATCTTCTACCTCCAGAGCCGCGGTCTGGACGACGACGACGCCAAGAAGATGATCGTCGCCGGCTTCATCGAGCCGATCACGGAGGAACTGCCGATCGAGTACGCGGTCGAACTCAACCGTCTCATCGAACTCGAGATGGAAGGGAGCCTCGGATAA